The Streptomyces puniciscabiei genomic interval AGGGCGACGACGAGCGGATCGAGGAGCTGACCGCCGAGCGGGACGCGTTGCGCAGTGAACTGGGCGGTCTGGCACAGGCGTTGACGGACGCGCGGACGGAGGCCGCCGAGCGGTTCGCCGCCGCCGTGACCGCCGAGCTGGCCTCGCTGGCGATGCCCCACGCGCGCGTGTCCTTCGACATCCGGCAGACCGAGGACACCGACGGTGTCGAGGTCGGCGGGCGTACGGTCGCCTACGGGCCGGCGGGCGTGGACGAGGTGGAGCTGCTGCTCGCCCCGCACCCGGGTGCGCCGCCGCGGCCCATCGCCAAGGGCGCGTCCGGCGGTGAGCTGTCCCGCGTGATGCTCGCCGTGGAGGTCGTGTTCGCGGGCACGGATCCCGTGCCGACGTATCTCTTCGACGAGGTCGACGCCGGCGTCGGCGGCAAGGCCGCGGTCGAGATCGGGCGCCGTCTGGCGAAGCTCGCCAGGACCGCACAGGTCGTCGTGGTCACCCACCTGCCCCAGGTGGCCGCCTTCGCCGACCGGCAGCTGCTGGTCGAGAAGACCAACGACGGGACGGTCACCCGGTCCGGCGTGAAGGTCCTGGAGGGCGAGGACCGCATCCGTGAGCTCTCCCGCATGCTGGCCGGCCAGGAGGACTCCGAGACGGCCCGCGCCCACGCGGAGGAACTCCTGGAGACGGCCCGGGCGGACCTGTAGGCGGGTCCGGGTTCTAGGGTGGCGGGATGATCGCCAAGCGCAGGTCCCGCTCCTTCCTGCTGTCCGCCGCGCTCACCCGGGCCGGCCAGGCCGTGCTGCGCAAGGCCGCGCCCGGCGGGCGGGAGCGCTGGGAGCGGAAGAACTACGCCGGGCGCACGGTCGAGCTGTACGCCGGGCCCGCCTCGGCGCTGGGTGCGGCCGTCGCGGCCGCCCGGGTGTGTCCCGGGGCCGGGCTCGCCGTGCTCGCCGCAGGGGTCTGCGGGGCGTACGACGATGTCGCCGGGGACGACCGGCGGGGTTTCCGGGCGCATCTCACGGCGCTGCGGGACGGCGACGTCACCAGCGGGGCCGTGAAGCTGTTCGGGATCTCGGCCGCCGGCCTGGTCGCGGGGGCGCTGATGAAGGAGCGGGCGCTGGACAAGGTGCTCGCCGGGATCGTGATCGCCGGTACGGCGCACTTCGTGAATCTCGTCGACGTACGGCCCGGGCGGGCCGTCGGCACGGTGCTCGCGCTCGGCGCGCCGGGGGTGTTGCGGAAGGGGCCGGGGAGCGAACTGCCGGCCGTCGCGATGGGCGCCGCCGCTGCCGTGCTGCCCGACGACCTCGGGGAGCGCGTGATGATCGGGGACACGGGGGCGCACGCGCTCGGCGCCGCGCTGGGGGCGGCCGTCGTGGCGGGCAACGGGCGCGCGGGGCTGCTCGCGCACGCCGTCGCCGTGGTGGCCGCCGCCGTCCACGGGGACCGGGTGAGTGCGTGGGCGGGGGCGCGGTGAGCGTCTGACCTCGCCGGACGCGGCTCGCACCACGTTCGACCGTGCCGGGGTCCGCCTCACCCGTGTGGGTGACGTGCTCCGGCGCATTGCCCCGGCCCGCCGCAGAGTGCGCCCTCCGGATTTCCCGTAACGGCCGTATCCCCTGGCATGCTTGAGGGCACACGGTCCGTGAGGCAGGCGCGCGGGGTACGTCCTTCCGCCCCCCGGAGCCCGCTACGTTCTGTACGTTTCCTCGTGACCGCCCACGCCGAACCAGGAGCCCCGGCCCCGTGAGCCCCCTGAGCAGCAACGCACCGCACGGCCAGTCGCCGCTGCGCACCGTGCAGGTGCTGGGCGGGGGCAACGCCGGCAGCAGCGCGCATGTCCGCTCACTGGCCGAGGGACTGGTGGCGAGGGGCGTGCGGGTCACGGTGTGCGCCCCCGTCGAGGCCGACCGCGCCTACGACTTCACCGGCGTCGGCGCCGAGCACGTGCACGTGCCGCGCAGCAGCGACCCCGTCTCCGTGGCCGCGCTGCGGACGGCCTGCGCCCACGCCGACCTCGTGCACGCACACGGGCTGCACGCCTCCTTCCGGGCCGTCCTCGCGCTCAGCGGCCGCAGCACCCCGCTGGTGGTCACCTGGCACAACCGGGCCCACGCGCAGGGCCCGCGGGCGCATCTGCTGCGGCTGCTGGAGCGGCGGGTGGTGCGGACGGCGGCCGTGGTCCTCGGCACCAGCTCCGACCTGGTCGACCGGGCCCGGGACACGGGAGCGCGGGACGCCCGGCTCGCCGCCGTCGGCCTGCCGGGGCAGCGCCGGCCCGTCGTCCTCGACGACCCCGACCGGCGGCGCCCCAAGGCCCGGGCCGAACTCGGCGCCACCGGCCGCCCCCTGCTCGTCGCGGTCGGCTCCCTCGACCGGCAGCGCGGCTACGACCTCCTGCTCGACGCGGCCCGCGCCTGGCGGGACCTGGACCCCGTGCCGCTGGTCGTCATCGCCGGGGAGGGGCCGCTGCGCCCGGAGCTGCAGCGGCGGATCGAGGACGAGGAGCTGCCGGTGCGGCTCATCGGGCGCCGTGAGGACGTGCCCGAGCTGCTCGCCGCCGCCGATCTCGCGCTGCTGACGAGCAGGTGGGAGTCGAGGTCCGTCCTCGCCCAGGAGGCCCTCCACGCGCGCGTGCCGCTCGTCGCCACCCGGGTCGGCGGCATCCCCGACCTGGTCGGCGACGCGGCCGAACTCGTCCCGTACGGCGACCCCGAGGCCCTCGCGTCCGCCGTCGTACGGCTCCTCGCGGACCCGGAGCGCCGGGAGGAGCTGCGGGAGCGCGGGGTGCGGCAGGCCGCCGGCTGGCCGACCGAGGACGAGACGGTCGCCCAAGTGCTCAGCATCTACGACGAGTTGACGCAGCCAAGGCCACTCGCCTAGGCCCTGTCGTCAAACTCCCTCCCCCCAGCCTTCGGCCGGGGGACCCCCGAAGCACGCACCTGACGCCGCGAGGCCCGCCCTCCGGGCGGACGGCGGGAGTTCGACGACAGGGCCCAGGGAACGTGGGCTCAGGGCACGTGCCGGCGGGCCCGTAGGGCAAGGCTCAACGCCAGGACCGTCTGCGGGTCGTCCAGGTCGGTGCCCAGCAACTCCCCGATGCGGGCGAGCCGGTTGTACAGGGTCTGCCGGTTGAGGTGGAGCTCGCGGGCCGTCTCCGCCTTGCGGCCCGCGTGCGCCAGGTAGGTCTGCAGGGTCGGCAGCAGCGGCGGCTTGGAGCGGTTGTCGTGGTCGCGCAGCGGGCCGATCGCGCGGTCCACGAACGCGGCGAGGTCCGGGTGGTCCCGCAGCCGCCACAGCAGCAGGTCGATGTCGAGGCGGCGGGCGTCGTACCAGGGCCGGTCGGTCAGGCCCTGCGCGGCCGTCGCCGTCTCCGCCGCGTGCCGCAGCCCGGCCGACGCGGCCGCCCAGCCGCCCGCCACGCCGACCACCACGACCGGCGGCGGCGAGCCCGGCCGGCGCATCCCGGCCCGCTCCGCGCCCGCCCTGAGCGCCGCCGCCACCCGGTCGGCGACCGCCGAGCGCTCCGACTCCGAGCGCAGCCCGAGCAGCACCGGCACCCGGCCCTCCACCGGCCGCACGCCCAGCAGCACCGGCACGCCCACGGCGGCCAGCTCCTCGGAGACCGCCCGCGCCAGCACGGCCCAGCCCCCGCCCGGGGAGAGGCTGTCCCCGAGCCGCATCACCACCGGCAGCAGCGGGCTGTCGCCGGGCTTGAAGCCGAGGACCCGGGCCTGTGCCGGGGCGTCCTCGGCGGTGATCCGGCCCTCGGCGAGATCGGTGAGGAAGTCACCGCGGCCGCGGGCCGCCAGCTCCTCCTCCTGCCGGGCCTGCATCAGCACCACCGCGAGGATGCCGGCCGCCCGCTCGGCGGCGATCCGGTGCACGGGGGCCAGGGCCGCGCGGACCGGCAGCAGGGCCAGGCGGGCGCGCACGGAACCGGCCGTGCCGGGACCGCCGCCGGGCACGTCCACCAGCACCGAACCGGCGGGCGGCGGCACGTCCTTGTGCGGGCCGCGCAGCCCCTCCCACACCTGGAGCGGGTCCGCGCCCTCGGGTCCTTCCCCGGCGGCGTACAGCAGGCGGCCGTCGGCCGTCTCCAGGAACACCGGGTTGCCGCTGAAGTCCGCCAGGATGCCCAGCACCTGCGGTACCCCGCCGCCGCCCAGCAGCGCCTCGGTGCAGCGCCGGTGCACCTCCTCGGCCCGCTGCAGCAGGGCGTAGTGGCCGTTGACGATCTCGGTGTGGATCTCCTCGGTCACCGTCACGAACGGCACCTCGCGGTGCAGCTGGACCAGCGGCAGCCCGGCGGCCCGGGCGGTGTCCACCAGGGCCGCGGGCAGCCTGCTGAAGCGCGGGCCCAGCTCCACCACCAGGGCGGCGATCCCGCGCTCGGCGAGGGTGCGCACGAACGCCCGCTGCTCGGCCGGGCGGGTGCCGAGGCCGTAGCCGGTGGTGAGGAGCAGTTCGCCGCCCTTGAGCAGCGAGGCGATGTTGGGCACCTCGCCCGCGTGCACCCAGCGCACCGTGCGACCCAGCCGGTCGGCACCCGCCAGGATCTCCGGCAGTCCGCTGCGCAGCCCCGGCAGTTCCAGCGCCCGCTGAACGGTGATCCCGGCGCCCTGGGTGTCGAATCGGTGGTCCGTACGGCTGTCCATGCAGCGGACGCTACCTGCGGGAACGCCTCTCGGCACAGCTCCGGGCTACACCGGCTTGACGGTGTGGCCGAACCGGAAGACGTTGTCGGGGTCCCAGCGCCGCTTGACCTTCTCCAGCCGCAGCAGGTTCCCCGCGCCCAGACCCGCCCGCACCCGCTCGGGGCCCTCGTCGCCGATGAGGTTGAGACAGACGTCTCCCGTGCTCCAGGGCCGTACGTCGGCGCACGCGTCCCGCACCCAGGCCCGGTTCCCCTCGTCGTCGGCCGGGTCCGACCAGCCGGCGAAGGGGTGCACCATCCAGGACGCGTCCCGGTACGGCACCGGGTACTCGCGCGGCCCGGCGGCGATCGCGCCGCCCAGCGGGAAGACCGCATGCCGGCTGCAGTGCGCCGCGGGCACGCCGGCCGCGCGGGCGCAGAAGCGGTCCACCAGCTCGTCGGGCAGGTCCGTCAGGCACTCGGCGGACCAGTGGCTCCGCAGGCCGGACGGGGGTTCCAGCAGGCACTGCACATCCGCGTACGGCAGGGCGCCCACCACCTCCGCCTCGTGCGGCAGCGCCAGCAGCGGCTCGGCGAGCTCCCGCAGAGCGCTCTCGCCGCCGGCGTACGTCAGCAGAGCACCGCACAGCACCCCGGACTGCGCGGGCGGACCGGTCAGGTACAGCACGGTGCCGCCCAGCTCGTCCGGACCGGTACGGACGAGCTCGCGGAAGGCGCGGACCATCTCCGGGCCGAACTCGGGCAGGCAGGGCAGCAGCACGGCCGAGAACTCGGGCAGTTCGTGCAGCTCCAGGGTGAGCGCGGTGGCGAGGCCGAAGTTGCCGCCCCCGCCGTGCAGCGCCCAGAACAGCTCCGGGTTCTCGTCGGCGTTGGCGTGCACCCGCTCGGCGTCGGCGGTCACCAGCTCCACACCGAGGAGGTTGTCCACGGCCAGGCCGAAGGCACGGTCCAGCCAGCCGGTGCCGCCGCCGAGCACGAAGCCGCCGACACCGGTGGCCGGGGAGCGGGCGCCGGTGGTCGCGAGGCCGTAGGGCTGGGTCGCCCGGTCCAGGTCGCTCATCGTGGCACCGCCCTCGACCCGGACCGCCTCGCCCGCCGGGTCGACCGTCACCTCGTGCATCCGGCGCAGATCCACCACGAGCGCGCCGTCGACCCCGGCCCCCGTCAGCCCGTGCCCGCCGCCGCGCACCGCGATGTGCAGGTCCAGCTCGCGCGCGAAGCGCACGGCCCGGACGACGTCGGCCGCGTTCGCGCACTGCGCGATCACGGCCGGGCGGCGGTCGATCGCCGCGTTGAAGACGGTCCGGGCCTCGTCGTAGCCCGGGTCTCCCGGGGCGTACACATCGCCGGACAGATCCTCGCGGAGCGCGGCGAGAGCGGCGTGCGCCGTGGAACGGGTGGCCATGGCCGGCCCCCTTCAGGGCGGGGTGCTGCTGTCCAGCCTAGGCGGACCGCTCAGCCGCCGTACGCCCCGGACGCCGTCAGCCGCAGTGCCGTGTCGATCAGAGGCACGTGGCTGAACGCCTGCGGAAAGTTGCCGACCTGGCGCTGCAGGCGCGGGTCCCACTCCTCGGCGAGCAGGCCGAGGTCGTTGCGCAGCGCGAGGAGCTTTTCGAAGAGCTTCCGTGCCTCGTCCACCCGGCCGATCATCGCCAGGTCGTCCGCCATCCAGAACGAGCAGGCCAGGAAGGCGCCCTCGTCGCCGGGGAGGCCGTCGACGCCGGTG includes:
- a CDS encoding glycosyltransferase family 4 protein, giving the protein MSPLSSNAPHGQSPLRTVQVLGGGNAGSSAHVRSLAEGLVARGVRVTVCAPVEADRAYDFTGVGAEHVHVPRSSDPVSVAALRTACAHADLVHAHGLHASFRAVLALSGRSTPLVVTWHNRAHAQGPRAHLLRLLERRVVRTAAVVLGTSSDLVDRARDTGARDARLAAVGLPGQRRPVVLDDPDRRRPKARAELGATGRPLLVAVGSLDRQRGYDLLLDAARAWRDLDPVPLVVIAGEGPLRPELQRRIEDEELPVRLIGRREDVPELLAAADLALLTSRWESRSVLAQEALHARVPLVATRVGGIPDLVGDAAELVPYGDPEALASAVVRLLADPERREELRERGVRQAAGWPTEDETVAQVLSIYDELTQPRPLA
- a CDS encoding PucR family transcriptional regulator, whose amino-acid sequence is MDSRTDHRFDTQGAGITVQRALELPGLRSGLPEILAGADRLGRTVRWVHAGEVPNIASLLKGGELLLTTGYGLGTRPAEQRAFVRTLAERGIAALVVELGPRFSRLPAALVDTARAAGLPLVQLHREVPFVTVTEEIHTEIVNGHYALLQRAEEVHRRCTEALLGGGGVPQVLGILADFSGNPVFLETADGRLLYAAGEGPEGADPLQVWEGLRGPHKDVPPPAGSVLVDVPGGGPGTAGSVRARLALLPVRAALAPVHRIAAERAAGILAVVLMQARQEEELAARGRGDFLTDLAEGRITAEDAPAQARVLGFKPGDSPLLPVVMRLGDSLSPGGGWAVLARAVSEELAAVGVPVLLGVRPVEGRVPVLLGLRSESERSAVADRVAAALRAGAERAGMRRPGSPPPVVVVGVAGGWAAASAGLRHAAETATAAQGLTDRPWYDARRLDIDLLLWRLRDHPDLAAFVDRAIGPLRDHDNRSKPPLLPTLQTYLAHAGRKAETARELHLNRQTLYNRLARIGELLGTDLDDPQTVLALSLALRARRHVP
- a CDS encoding FAD-binding oxidoreductase, encoding MATRSTAHAALAALREDLSGDVYAPGDPGYDEARTVFNAAIDRRPAVIAQCANAADVVRAVRFARELDLHIAVRGGGHGLTGAGVDGALVVDLRRMHEVTVDPAGEAVRVEGGATMSDLDRATQPYGLATTGARSPATGVGGFVLGGGTGWLDRAFGLAVDNLLGVELVTADAERVHANADENPELFWALHGGGGNFGLATALTLELHELPEFSAVLLPCLPEFGPEMVRAFRELVRTGPDELGGTVLYLTGPPAQSGVLCGALLTYAGGESALRELAEPLLALPHEAEVVGALPYADVQCLLEPPSGLRSHWSAECLTDLPDELVDRFCARAAGVPAAHCSRHAVFPLGGAIAAGPREYPVPYRDASWMVHPFAGWSDPADDEGNRAWVRDACADVRPWSTGDVCLNLIGDEGPERVRAGLGAGNLLRLEKVKRRWDPDNVFRFGHTVKPV